attttatcattttgagagttgtagaccTCGATTTTGGGAGATTGTTCATCGATTTTTCAAGTaactcattggggtaagtgttatctatccgaatcttgttatattttatgaatcgaatgctattttcatcatttaattagtgaattaatttggaaatttggggaaattttgtagaaatctttcaaaatgtaaaatgatgatttgaaggacgaattgatgtcggaaattgatcattttggtatggttgaactcgttatcaaatgggtgttcggatttttataattttgattgggttccgaggtgtgggatcggggtttgacttttgggttgacttttagttcttgttaaagtttgaagctttattatctggaattattttttatgagttttatttatgcattgaagttattttggttagatttgagctgttcaGAGTGTGTTTCACTCGAGAAGATCATTTTAGAGTAACGGTCTACCttctttgagataagtatcttgcctaccattgtgtggggaaactaccccttaggattcgagtctttcgtgctaattgtgtcatgtgaaggccgagtacgcgaggtgacaagtatgTGCTCTGACTTATTTGTGGAAACTTGACCATTAAttgctcttaggttcttatgtccattaaatatgaagttgttttatcATGTTAAATtctccatttactaaattcacccttacgtgtcttaattggaattaattgcttcatgttatACCCTTACTGttgattaaactcttatgtgccttaattaaagttgttgcctcttttatcgtCATGCTAtctttccgtaattgcttaagcttaattgaaatcattgttatctttccgtaattgcttaaaccttaattgaaatcattattatctctcCCGTAAATGCTTAGCCTTAATGGAAGTTTGTTACCACTTTCATGGTTGACGTATTCTTATTTGGGATCATTGATTTATGCTATCTCTTTTGTTGTCGAATTGCACTTtcgtggaatcattgttacacataACCTCTCCCTTGTtgaactattcttgttgagactatTATTTCCTTGTTATGTTTTTCTCTGTGAGTTCATTCTTCTGTTTCTTTGTGTCTTGAAGTTCTTGcattgatttacttgtcgtattctcgtgttattattgttgttgttgttgttgttgttgtattccttGTTGATTGGGCTAAGGGCTATACATGGTTGGgatattgaaactgttttgaggaaatgttgtggcatgtgGGCATAGATGGTAaaagtcatttatttgagttgttatatttttggcatacgtgttttgttgagaaaattgttatgtgtttgcacgaggtttctgtcatccggttgttattgtgttgcacgaggtttttgccgtgtgGTTGTTATTGTATTTGCACGAgttttctgtcgtgcggttgttattgtgttgcatgaggtttctatcgtgctgttattattgatacatatACGGTGGTATACGGTATAGGTgttaaaacgcatgcggtgagataaggtgggcttgaaacgcatggctagtaggggaactactagaaaccatacagtgtgataaggtggactaaaatgcgggatgcaattttgggaaaataatttttaataactaaatataaaggctcccgcggtgatataagaaaagttGTGACTCATTTActatttgagactacgaggcagtacttCGGGAGTGCTCTTGTTgtcatttctcctttttctgtgcacttgtctttgattgttgctttccttagcatactattaattgttTTTCTCCATTTTGCACAATTTGCTCAGCTTTATATACCTAATCTTATTGTGTTGGTCGCTGCTTCAAACTTCATTGTTGCTTCTGTTACACCATACATTTCGTAGTGATCATTGTTTATGTTCAATTCATTGACTctactcttatttgttgactgcaattatggtagaacacttgcaTAAGCATACACGCAGTTAAATCACCCTTATCGATTTTAAAAGGTGAATCCTGACGACATTAACCATTATACGTACTCTTATCttcttgccttctgtgtgaggaCTGTTCTATTGGAACGTGAGTCATCCATGCGTTTAtgagttgtaatgtgggcacaagatgccaagtggtTAGAGTTAATGAATTGGGGCTCGTGAgctgtgattatgaggtttggtacctcgtggaaatgcttGAAAAGATttggtgtgaaagcggttgttctcATTGAGTTATTGTTGGTTTTCCATTTATTTGATTTCCCCGGACTTAGATTGTGATTAGttactctacaacattattacctGACTGCTTCCCGTTGAATATTGTTGTTACTAAtgtatcattgcaagtattgtcttgtattccttatcctgcttagctttatattaatattatttctCTATTCGTTCATCTACACACTTGTTTAGGTTGTTTaatctagtaggtgtcttgactgtccctcatcactactccaccgaggttagtcttgatacttactgggtaccgctgtggtgtactcatactatagttcagcacatttttgtgcagatccaggtgcttcggttgttgttgattattagatGGCTGGTTGAGCtgtagagactcaaggtaaacctgccattgcgttcgcaggcctcggagtcaccgtatgatatttttattatACTGTTTAATTCCAtccgaacagttgtatttaggaattttctagcaaactcagtagagcatatgacttgtactaccagtttttggaattgtaatttgtataagatttttatctcgtatttttcatttgaTTGTTGAATTCttctaattatttaataattattaggCTTAACTAATCTTAGATATTAGGTGCCGTCACAAAATCACACGGagagaaattggggtcgtgacacaatgtTGCTTTATTAAAAACATTATATGCCTTACTACGTGGAGAATAACCTAATAATACTCACATCTTCTAGCATCAAATTTTCCTAGAGCTTTCTTTCTATTACTATGAACATAACATTTACAACCAAAGGCTCTAAGATGTGATAcattgggttttcttcctttaaGTAAGTCATAGAGAGTTTTCTCTAATAAGGGATCTAACCATGCATCTATTTAGTTGGTAATAAGAAGAGTTAACAGCTTCTTCCCAAGAGCTTTTTGGAAGACCATTGGAGATCAATATGGTTCTCCCCATGTCTTCTAGGACCCCATTCTTTTTTTCTATTACTTTATTTTGTTGTGAAGTTTTTGGGGCTGAGAagttatgatctatgccatgaaTGCTACAAAATtaagcaaacttagcattttcaaattcttAACCATTTTCATATTTGATGCTGACAAGTTGAAGACCTAGTGTCTTTTGGATGGTTCTTAGAAAATTGTTGAAAACGCGAAAGTTTTCATCTTAACTAGAAAGGAACAGAGTCCAGGTATACCTGGAGTAATCATCTACTATTACCAGATTGTATCTTTTGCCACCTCTATAAATGACTTAACCATGCAGGTCCATATGGAACAATTCTAAAGGTCTAGAGGCACCGACTACTGTTTTAGATTTAAAGGACGACCTAAAATGCATTGCCACTAACACATGCATTACACACTTTGTcatttttaaaattgatttttggcAATCCTACGATTAGGTCTTTTGAGTCTAGTTTATTTAGTTGTCTAAGGCTCGCATGACCTAGTCGTCTATGCCACAACAAAGGATCATCATCGACCACACTGAGACATGTGTCTATTTTGTTTCTGCCTCTAAAGACCCGTTCAATTTGGAGGTTCTAGTTAGTTCATATTTAACCTTGTTCATGTCCTCTtgaattgttttattttgttcaACTTGGCTATACAAGGTTTTCTTGGTATGTTTTAACTCCCTTTCAAGAGACTCTTGAATCTCACTAATCTCTCATTTCCCTTTGTATTGTGCTTCCTTTAACTTCCCATTTTCAAATTCGGGTGCTTCAATTTCAGGTTTTAAAATAGAGACTTGTTtcttgaaatcatatttttctttttcaagttcaGACTTGATGAATCAAGATTATGTCATTCAAACTTAGTAGTTGAAAAATCATTGAATAATTCTTCTTTTTTAGCACTCAAATTTTcaatctaattaattaattagagcACCATGGCAGACAAATTTTTCTTAGGAAGAAAGTGATGATTATCTTTAAGGTCAGAGAAATCTACCTCCTCGTTTCCTGCTTTAAATTCAGAGTCACTCATGACCATCATAGATACAATATCCTCATTGTTTACCTTTCCAGAGTCGGCATTTATTAAGACCATTAGAGCCATATAAGATCGAGCTTCTTCATGCATTCCAGGCAACCTTTTCAAGATTTCATTAGCCATGTTGCATGCAGAGATCCCATCTATCTCCTCAAGACCGAGAACATTGTACAGAATCAACTTAGCtctggaatatttctcaagcattATCTTTTCATCAGCATTGAACTCCTTTTTAGCTTTGACAACTTTTTCTCCTTTATCAACATTCTTTGTTGGCAAAAAAGGACCCTGAGTCATAATCATCCATAGATCAAAGTCCATAGCTTGCAAAAATCTTTCCATTTTATCCTTCCACCAGCCAAAGTATTGTCCAATGAATGGTGGCAGACAATTTATTGGATCTCCAACTTGCTAGATTTGCTGATTGTCTCCTTCAGTCAGGGCGAACTAATAGAATGGCTCATCCGTCTCTACATCTTCATCTTGACTTTCATCACTGTTGTCCTCATATGCAGCCAAGAAATCTTGCCTCATGGCCTCTTATATAGCCAGTTCCTGGACCTCAGTCCTTCCTGAGGTCCTTCCTTTGTTTCTTGAGATGATTAACACTCCCACTCAATTTTCCATTGTGTATAATCCTTGATTATGTGATCAAATTTCCCACATTTATACCAGCCATTGAAGCTGATCCTATCTAAGTCTTTTGatttattaggatttttctttttttcggtTCCTTTTGTGTTTCTCAAAAACTTCTTGAATTGTCTGGCTAGCAGACTCATGTCAATTTCTTTTTCATTATCTGAATAAGCATCTTCAGTTATCTTGAGGGCCAGCCCTTTATCCCTCTTGGTGTCATATTTCTTCAACTTCATTTCCTCATCTCATAAGTTCTCAGATTTCCAACCAACTCATCCATGGTGGTTGTACTTAATTCTTTTTCTCCTTGGATTGCAGTAACTTTGCTTTCTGATAGGAAGTATTCTCAGGATGTTTCTTACCAATTCCTGATATGAAGGACTTCCCAAGTGATCTCAACTCGTTTGTGATGACTGTGAACCTGGTGACCATATCCTGGATTGGTTTCGAATATTTCATGATGAACAGTTCATAGTTTCTCAATAGCATATCAATCCTGGATTGCTTCATTTGTGATGTGCCTTTATGTACAATTTGCAGGGTGTCCTTTTTGGCTCTGGAATTTTTCTCCATGAGATTCCGATCGATATCATTAAACTCACTTCTTTCCTTGGGAACTTCCCTTCCTTTGGAATCAAGCTTTATGGAAATGTTTGGTCCATCTAGAATGATATTCCATAGTTCATAATCTTCAATAGTAAATAATTTCTCCATCATAGCCTTCCACCAACTGTAGTACTTTCTATTGAACAAAGGTGTACACGTGGTTGACCGAACCTTTCTTCAtctcaggtggtgcactcatctcaTAATTTTCTCAAAGGTGTAAGCTTTATTACTGAAagcctgctctgataccaactattagAATTATGCACCACTTATACACTAGAGGGGGGTGAATAGTTTATCGACTAATTAAAATTTCTACCCAGAATTTTGGTTTTCCTCAGAACCTGATTCTTTAAAAGGTTCTTACAGTTCTCGTAACTAACAATtgtagaaaataaagaagatatgaattttacatgGAAAACATCCTTGCTCAAGGAAGTAAGAATCAAGATACAACTCTGAATTTTCTCACAAACTTGACTACAAAATAACGAGTTGTTTCAGGTTACAGAACTCTTTTATAACCTAAGAGACTATCTCATTAGCATACAATCAAAATGATTGTAGCTACACGCTCCAAACTAATTTTTTACTCTAGAACAGAATATTGTCACTCAAGAACTCTTACCAATAACTTACAGTACAATTAAGATTATAACTCAAAATGCCTACTACAAGATCAAGATAAAATGAACTAAACTTGAATCTCTGAAAACTGGGATCTATAATTTTCTTGTTCGTGATTCTCACCAAGTTGCTGCTCAAAAGAAGGATTTCTCATATATGTATGAAGGCGCGCAACCTTGCAAAAATGAACTCGTACCATATATATAGTAGAGATCTAGGAGTGGAAGAGTGATCACCAAATCTCGTAATCCTAGCAAATAATGAATGTAAAAGATTTTCTTCGATCTCCTAAGTAGAATTTACTTCCATAAGTAGTCTTGGACCAAAGTCGACCCATAAGACTATGCTAATATTTCTTGACATCATCTCGTGGCTCCCAGCACAGTATACACAGCAATGCATATCCGCTAAAAGGGAATCCCATTCTTCATACGACTATGACATTTTTAGGAACCACCAGTAGACCCAAGGTCTAAGACAATTTTGTTGATCATAAAAACCAAAATTCCAGCGGGATAAAAACCTCTCAATAAAATGATGATAGTAgactgccaatcccaagaaactcctaaAGTATGTAGCTATAGTAGGTTTTGGCCAATTCTAAACCACTTCAATAtatttgggatcaaccttaataccatcACCAAAAATCATGTGACCCGAGAGTACAATTGCGTCCAACCGAAAATCACACTTAGAAAACTCAGCATAAAGCTTCTTTTCCTTCAGGGTCTGAAGCACAATATTCAAATGCTGCTCCTCCTCCTCTCTACTGTGAgtgtaaatcaagatgtcataaATAagcactatcacaaaagagtccaaATAAGCCTTGAAAACCCATTTCATCAAATTTATGAATGTTTATGTAGCATTAGTCCACCCAAATGcaatcaccaaaaactcataatgaccataatgaGTACTAAAAGTCATCTTAGGGATGTCTGAAGCCCTAATATTCACCTGATTATATTCCAACCTCAAGTTATCTTAGAGAAAACCCTAGCAccttgaagttgatcaaacaaat
The nucleotide sequence above comes from Nicotiana tabacum cultivar K326 chromosome 12, ASM71507v2, whole genome shotgun sequence. Encoded proteins:
- the LOC107773062 gene encoding uncharacterized protein LOC107773062 codes for the protein MEKLFTIEDYELWNIILDGPNISIKLDSKGREVPKERSEFNDIDRNLMEKNSRAKKDTLQIVHKGTSQMKQSRIDMLLRNYELFIMKYSKPIQDMVTRFTVITNELRSLGKSFISGIGKKHPENTSYQKAKLLQSKEKKN